The window CTGCGATATTTCCGGCAGAAACAGCTGGTTCATTTTTTTAATTTAAGAACGAGGTGCATAATGAGACAGATTACGCTGAGCAGAAGATCTGTTTTGAAAGCGGCCGGTATTGCCGGGGCTGCATCGCTTATGGGCGTCAACCTCAGCCCTGCGCATGCGGCGGAGGCGGCGGCAAAGGACAGAACGGAGCAGCTTCTGAAAGACGGCTGGCATTTCGGCCACTGCCGTATGTGTATGAGAGGAACATGTCCCAACCTTTACAGGGTGCAGAACGGAGTTGTGGTTGAGATAATGGGTAACCCCAAAACCCCCACAAGCAAAGGCGCACTCTGCGCAAAAGGTCAGTCGATCATCCAGAACCTTTACAACCCCTACAGGGTAAAAACCCCCATGAAAAGAACAAATCCGAAAAAAGGTCTCTCCGAAGACCCGATGTGGGTTGAGATATCATGGGAAGAAGCAATGAGCACCACGGCGGGTGTGCTTAAAAAAGTGAGAGAGAGAGACCCCAGACGTTTTGTTTATACGGTGGGTTTCGGCGATATGGACTTTTTCTGTACTTTCCTGTTCTATTTTGCAGGAGCATACGGAACGCCCAACTACCTTAAAAGCAACGGTACTCTCTGCGTTCTCCACTACGCATCCGACCTTGTCCACGGTGTTTTTCCCGGTGTTAAACCCGATGCGACCTATGCGAAATACATCCTTGCCATGGGCATGAACCTTGGAATGGGTATCGCATCATCAGACGGCGGAGTAAGAGGCCTTCTCGACAGAGTTGTTTACGAAAAAGATATAAAAGTGGTCTGCGTGGATCCCCACTGCGGTCCCGATGCTTCAAAGACAGAATGGGTGCCGATACGCCCCGGAGGCGAGCTGGCATTCATGATGGGCGTTATCCACAGTATGATATTCGAAGTGAAGAAACTCGACTTCGATTTCCTCCAGTGGCGCACAAACTCGCCCTATCTGATAGGTCCCGACGGCTACTACGCCAGAGGAACCGACGGCAAACCCCAGATACTCGACTCGGCTGACGGCAAGGTCAAATCCTTTGACGACCCGACGCTGAAAACACCCGATATTTATGCTGTGAATGTTGATGTGAACGGCGTTAAAGCCACCGCATCTTTTGTCCATGTTAAAAACGGATTCAAAACATACACCCCCGAATGGGCGGCAAAAAAATCCGGCATCCCTGCCAAAAAGATACGTCAGATCGCCAAAGACTTCATAGATAATGCAAGCATCGGCGAAACCATAGAGCTTATGAACGGTAAGGGTGAAAAAGTGATCCTGCCCAAAAGAACCTCTGTATGCGAAGGAAAACGGGGCATAAAAAACATGCGTGACGGCGTTCCCGCAGACCTTATGACAAAGATGATGAACATGTTGGTGGGTTCGATTGACGTCCCCGGCGGTATGCTCGGAACCCAGAGAGGACCTTATCTGAAACCTGATAAGGATGGCGTTGTTGAGCCCAAAGGCGAAGCTCGCTACAAAGACCCTGTCTATCCTCCTCAGCATCTCAACCTGTCGGAGTATTTCCCGCACAAACACACCCTGCCCACTCTGGCGTTCAAGGTTGCCGCTGACCCTAAAAAATACGGGCTTGAATACGAGGTCGACGCACTGCTCACTGTAGGCGGAAACCCCATTGCAAGCACCACAGAGCCTTATGCGGTTGCAGATTCGGTTGCGAAGATACCCTTCTCCGCAACTGTTGCATACCATTATGACGAAATGGCGCACATGTCTGATATCCTGCTTCCCTGCCATGCGCTTCTGGAAAAAGAATCCGTGAACTGCTACGAGGGTGCGTTCGACGTTTACACCAAAGAGACTGTCACCAAAAAAGTCATGATGTACAGAGAACCTTTCAAACCTGTCTACAACTCAAGACAGCCGCAGGACATCATCATCGAGCTTTGCGAAAGGATCGGCATGATCAACGAGTTCAACGCCAACGTCAACAAGACCGGTGTAATGCTCGGTGAGATCACCTTTGCCAAACTGCCCGAAGCCGACAAACTCCAGCCCGGTGTCCGCTACTCCATCAGAGAGATATGGGACAGAGGCGTGCGTTCATACTTCCACAAGTCTCTGGCAGATATGGCCAAAGAAGGTATGCTTGTAATGGATCTGGCTCCTGCGGACGCATATAACTCCTCATGGTTTAAAAAGGGCGAAACCAGACACCCCGTCTATTTTGAACGTCTCAAAAAATCCGGCGACGGCCTGCGCAAGTTCTTTACAGAGTATAAGGACAAGGTCTATCTGCCCGATTTCGACCTCGACGATCAGCTCCAGTATTATGAAGCGGTCATCAAATGGCGTCCGAAAAAGCTCACCGAAGTCAAAAAAGGCGATAAATACGACATGATATCCATCAACTGGAAGACTCCGACATCTCCCATGAGAAGTGCCGGAAACGACCAGATGCCCTATCTGAACGAAGCCAGCGAAACCTTTGACCCCGCATACGGCAAGTTCTCCATCAACACGAAGACAGCCAAAGAGAAGGGTATCAAAGAGGGCGATACCATATGGGTTGAATCCGAAAGCGGCAAGATCAAAGGTCAGGTGCATATCACAGAGCTTATCTTCCCCGATGTTGTCGGTGTTGCCGGTGCGCTGGGAC of the Seleniivibrio woodruffii genome contains:
- a CDS encoding molybdopterin-dependent oxidoreductase; protein product: MRQITLSRRSVLKAAGIAGAASLMGVNLSPAHAAEAAAKDRTEQLLKDGWHFGHCRMCMRGTCPNLYRVQNGVVVEIMGNPKTPTSKGALCAKGQSIIQNLYNPYRVKTPMKRTNPKKGLSEDPMWVEISWEEAMSTTAGVLKKVRERDPRRFVYTVGFGDMDFFCTFLFYFAGAYGTPNYLKSNGTLCVLHYASDLVHGVFPGVKPDATYAKYILAMGMNLGMGIASSDGGVRGLLDRVVYEKDIKVVCVDPHCGPDASKTEWVPIRPGGELAFMMGVIHSMIFEVKKLDFDFLQWRTNSPYLIGPDGYYARGTDGKPQILDSADGKVKSFDDPTLKTPDIYAVNVDVNGVKATASFVHVKNGFKTYTPEWAAKKSGIPAKKIRQIAKDFIDNASIGETIELMNGKGEKVILPKRTSVCEGKRGIKNMRDGVPADLMTKMMNMLVGSIDVPGGMLGTQRGPYLKPDKDGVVEPKGEARYKDPVYPPQHLNLSEYFPHKHTLPTLAFKVAADPKKYGLEYEVDALLTVGGNPIASTTEPYAVADSVAKIPFSATVAYHYDEMAHMSDILLPCHALLEKESVNCYEGAFDVYTKETVTKKVMMYREPFKPVYNSRQPQDIIIELCERIGMINEFNANVNKTGVMLGEITFAKLPEADKLQPGVRYSIREIWDRGVRSYFHKSLADMAKEGMLVMDLAPADAYNSSWFKKGETRHPVYFERLKKSGDGLRKFFTEYKDKVYLPDFDLDDQLQYYEAVIKWRPKKLTEVKKGDKYDMISINWKTPTSPMRSAGNDQMPYLNEASETFDPAYGKFSINTKTAKEKGIKEGDTIWVESESGKIKGQVHITELIFPDVVGVAGALGRLVDSLGKKAASYPMYNKLTNAKISDCCAVAIGVSNSVPVRIYKA